The Acidimicrobiia bacterium genome includes a window with the following:
- a CDS encoding ABC transporter substrate-binding protein, with protein sequence MRVMRWCVPVVIVAMVGVSACSRSSSKSSSSKSSNTTSSSNTASGDFGTMKGVCGPGNAKGATDLGVTDTSIRVGTMSDPGAQAQPGLNQELFDSATAFVAWCNAAGGILGRKLTLDKWDAALTEVAAKMIQACQVDFSLVGNGEALDSSGVAQRVKCGLPEVSAYDVSAQAGTAPLSVQAIPTPDNQSRLGGAYRMLKVVDQPATQHYGLLNSQYQAIKDSGNRNRAAAKQLGYTETYYDELPLSVDNYRPYAQNLQTKGVQVFTYQGNPDQVAALLKSLSDLGYHPKYAILDANHYDPKLIQDAGPAITGTKVLVNSYQWPFELASQNPATKQYIDLLAKYAHAQPKGLGMNAWSAWLLWAQAAKQCGSNLTRKCMFDHANGVENWTGGGLHAPNKTGNASTPGSECFTLMEATPTGFVVNKDVLKPNKDGVYNCDPANVFDLKGFPQPS encoded by the coding sequence ATGAGGGTGATGCGGTGGTGCGTCCCCGTCGTGATCGTGGCGATGGTGGGCGTGTCGGCGTGCAGTCGCTCGAGCAGCAAGAGCTCGAGCAGCAAGAGCTCCAACACGACCTCGAGCAGCAACACGGCGTCGGGTGACTTCGGCACCATGAAGGGCGTCTGCGGCCCGGGCAACGCGAAGGGAGCGACCGACCTCGGCGTGACCGACACGTCCATCCGGGTCGGCACGATGTCCGACCCCGGCGCGCAGGCGCAGCCGGGCCTGAACCAGGAGCTGTTCGACAGCGCGACCGCGTTCGTCGCGTGGTGCAACGCGGCCGGCGGCATCCTCGGCCGGAAGCTCACGCTCGACAAGTGGGACGCCGCGCTGACCGAGGTCGCGGCGAAGATGATCCAGGCCTGCCAGGTCGACTTCTCGCTCGTCGGCAACGGTGAGGCACTCGACTCCAGCGGCGTCGCGCAGCGCGTGAAGTGCGGCCTGCCGGAGGTGAGCGCCTACGACGTGTCGGCGCAGGCGGGCACCGCGCCGCTGTCGGTGCAGGCGATCCCGACGCCCGACAACCAGAGTCGTCTGGGCGGCGCCTACCGGATGCTGAAGGTCGTCGATCAGCCCGCGACGCAGCACTACGGCCTGCTCAACAGCCAGTACCAGGCGATCAAGGACTCCGGGAACCGCAACCGTGCTGCCGCCAAGCAGCTCGGGTACACGGAGACCTACTACGACGAGCTGCCGTTGTCGGTCGACAACTACCGACCGTACGCGCAGAACCTGCAGACCAAGGGCGTGCAGGTGTTCACGTACCAGGGGAACCCGGACCAGGTCGCGGCGCTGCTCAAGTCGCTGTCGGACCTCGGGTACCACCCGAAGTACGCGATCCTCGACGCGAACCACTACGACCCGAAGCTGATCCAGGACGCGGGACCGGCGATCACCGGCACGAAGGTGCTCGTGAACAGCTACCAGTGGCCGTTCGAGCTCGCGAGCCAGAACCCGGCGACGAAGCAGTACATCGACCTCTTGGCGAAGTACGCGCACGCGCAGCCGAAGGGCCTCGGCATGAACGCGTGGTCGGCGTGGTTGCTGTGGGCGCAGGCCGCGAAGCAGTGCGGCTCGAACCTCACGCGCAAGTGCATGTTCGACCATGCCAACGGCGTCGAGAACTGGACCGGCGGTGGACTCCACGCGCCGAACAAGACCGGCAACGCGTCGACGCCCGGCAGCGAGTGCTTCACGCTGATGGAGGCGACGCCGACCGGATTCGTCGTCAACAAGGACGTCCTCAAGCCCAACAAGGACGGCGTGTACAACTGCGATCCCGCGAACGTCTTCGACCTGAAGGGCTTCCCGCAGCCCTCCTGA
- a CDS encoding ABC transporter ATP-binding protein, with translation MMRPPSTNGIAPLLELRDVHAAYERIEVLHGVDLTLPPGAVFAVLGPNGAGKTTMLRVVAGLHRPTRGDVYMAGRRVTGAKADELARRGVCTIPEGKGVFPNLSVRENLRMATYTGAKLSDIEEAAYARFPRLKDRRTQQAGTLSGGEQQMLAMSRAMATNPALLLLDELSMGLAPLIVEQIYEVVAQVAKEGVSILVVEQFAATVLGVADVAAIMVQGRVVRTGSPAEMESELSSAYLGS, from the coding sequence ATGATGCGCCCGCCGTCGACGAACGGAATCGCGCCGCTGCTCGAGCTGCGCGACGTGCACGCCGCGTACGAGCGCATCGAGGTGCTGCACGGCGTCGACCTCACGCTGCCGCCGGGCGCGGTGTTCGCGGTCCTCGGTCCGAACGGTGCCGGCAAGACGACGATGCTGCGCGTCGTCGCCGGTCTGCACCGGCCGACTCGCGGCGACGTCTACATGGCCGGCCGGCGCGTCACCGGCGCGAAGGCCGACGAGCTCGCCCGCCGGGGCGTCTGCACGATCCCGGAGGGCAAGGGCGTCTTCCCGAACCTCTCGGTCCGCGAGAACCTGCGCATGGCGACGTACACGGGCGCCAAGCTGAGCGACATCGAGGAGGCGGCGTACGCCCGCTTCCCCAGGCTGAAGGATCGTCGCACCCAGCAGGCGGGCACGCTGTCGGGCGGTGAGCAGCAGATGCTCGCGATGTCGCGCGCGATGGCGACGAACCCGGCGCTGCTGCTGCTCGACGAGCTGTCGATGGGTCTCGCCCCGCTCATCGTCGAGCAGATCTACGAGGTCGTCGCGCAGGTGGCGAAGGAGGGCGTGTCGATCCTGGTCGTCGAGCAGTTCGCCGCGACCGTCCTCGGCGTGGCCGACGTCGCGGCGATCATGGTGCAGGGCAGAGTGGTCCGGACGGGCTCGCCGGCCGAGATGGAGTCCGAGCTGAGCAGTGCATACCTCGGGAGCTGA
- a CDS encoding ABC transporter ATP-binding protein yields MATLSVNAVTVRFSGNVAVNDVSLTAESGHITGLIGPNGAGKTTLFNVVTGLLQPNAGTVTLDGTNLTKLPPFKRARKGVARTFQRLELFSMLTARENIRVAADIHRGWARDRRSPDVIADEIIERVGLQPVADIRVDALPTGQGRLVELGRALATNPKVLLLDEPASGQDESETHRFAELLRRLAADGMAVLLVEHDMGLVMEVCERINVLDFGELIASGTPGEIRVNDAVLAAYLGTAAEPK; encoded by the coding sequence ATGGCGACCCTGTCGGTCAACGCGGTGACGGTCCGGTTCTCGGGCAACGTCGCGGTCAACGACGTGTCGCTGACCGCCGAGAGCGGGCACATCACCGGGCTCATCGGGCCGAACGGCGCCGGCAAGACGACGTTGTTCAACGTCGTCACCGGTCTGCTGCAGCCGAACGCGGGAACGGTGACGCTCGACGGCACGAACCTGACGAAGCTCCCGCCGTTCAAGCGCGCCCGCAAGGGCGTGGCCCGGACGTTCCAGCGCCTCGAGCTGTTCTCGATGCTCACCGCGCGCGAGAACATCCGCGTCGCCGCCGACATCCACCGGGGTTGGGCCCGTGACCGGCGCTCCCCGGACGTGATCGCCGACGAGATCATCGAGCGCGTCGGCCTGCAGCCGGTCGCCGACATCCGGGTCGACGCGCTGCCCACCGGCCAGGGACGTCTCGTCGAGCTCGGCCGTGCGCTCGCGACCAATCCCAAGGTCCTGCTCCTCGACGAGCCGGCATCGGGTCAGGACGAGAGCGAGACTCACCGCTTCGCCGAGCTGCTCCGCAGGCTCGCCGCCGACGGCATGGCCGTCCTGCTGGTCGAGCACGACATGGGGCTCGTCATGGAGGTGTGCGAGCGCATCAACGTGCTCGACTTCGGGGAGCTCATCGCGTCGGGCACGCCCGGGGAGATCCGCGTGAACGACGCCGTCCTCGCCGCCTACCTCGGCACCGCCGCGGAGCCGAAATGA
- a CDS encoding ABC transporter permease, giving the protein MHAFLGYTFSGLITASIYAVAASGLVLTYTTTGVFNFAHGAIGMVAAFAYWDLRFGWNLPAPIALIVTLFVLAPIFGAFIEVVIMRNLQGTSETTKLVATLSLLVALLGLSLWIWDPNKARPIRSFWQGNAVSILGVRLSWHECCAFLIAIAVAIGLRLLLYRTRIGVSMRAAVDDRPLAQLNGARPDAASMLAWAIGCSLAALSGILISPTLLLSALPLTLLIVNAYAAAMFGRLRSLPMTFVGALVLGLAADYSRGYIINKVPSNFTPYLTGLVASVPIILLFIILLVLPGTRLRGHGVHRTRENLPKPTWSGTAFFAAAMVVGAAMMTLVIGRADLNNVNRMWGLAIIALSMVPLIGYAGQISLCQLSFGAIGAVVMAHLGGVHGNPLALLLGGVVAAAVGALIALPALRLSGIYLALATAAFAVMLDRWIWLLPKFTIFHHSFDIFQQGSLTISRVGVFGYQADSDRAYFIFGAIMFGVFALLVAWIRRSGFGHRLLAMKDSPAACATLGLNLTFTKVAVFAISAFIAGIGGAIYGGALRVADSSQTFDFFTGLSILLVMVIAGIGSLGAAFSTGFFLGAPILANLFPSLKQLQTVLVGFAGIGLGQNPNGFIQKDIRPRYNVMVREPLSIVALVVAMIITWLLRTTGIIANYPFAIIELALLALGPQLGEYLARRRRAPEEIEPGVTPLEWVGITEPFTADRVAEMDRALGLGDGEAVAHAERAG; this is encoded by the coding sequence GTGCACGCATTCCTCGGATACACCTTCAGCGGGCTCATCACCGCGTCCATCTACGCGGTCGCCGCGAGCGGTCTCGTCCTCACGTACACCACGACCGGGGTCTTCAACTTCGCCCACGGCGCCATCGGCATGGTCGCCGCCTTCGCGTATTGGGACCTTCGGTTCGGTTGGAACCTTCCCGCACCGATCGCGCTGATCGTCACGCTCTTCGTGCTCGCACCCATCTTCGGGGCGTTCATCGAGGTCGTGATCATGCGCAACCTGCAGGGCACGTCCGAGACGACGAAGCTCGTCGCGACCCTGAGCCTGCTGGTAGCCCTGCTCGGTCTGTCCCTGTGGATCTGGGACCCGAACAAGGCCCGCCCGATCCGCAGCTTCTGGCAGGGCAACGCGGTCTCGATCCTCGGCGTCCGGCTGTCGTGGCACGAGTGCTGCGCGTTCCTCATCGCGATCGCGGTCGCGATCGGGCTGAGACTCCTGCTCTACCGCACCCGCATCGGCGTCTCGATGCGCGCCGCGGTGGACGACCGGCCGCTGGCGCAGCTCAACGGCGCCCGCCCCGACGCCGCGTCGATGCTCGCGTGGGCCATCGGGTGCTCGCTCGCCGCCCTCAGCGGCATCCTCATCTCCCCGACGCTGCTGCTCTCGGCGCTGCCGCTGACGCTGCTGATCGTCAACGCGTACGCCGCTGCGATGTTCGGCCGGTTGCGCAGCCTCCCGATGACGTTCGTCGGCGCGCTCGTGCTCGGCCTCGCGGCCGACTACTCACGCGGCTACATCATCAACAAGGTGCCGTCGAACTTCACCCCGTACCTGACGGGCCTCGTCGCGTCGGTGCCGATCATCCTGCTGTTCATCATCCTGCTCGTGCTGCCGGGCACGCGTCTGCGTGGACACGGGGTGCACCGCACGCGCGAGAACCTGCCCAAGCCGACGTGGTCCGGGACGGCGTTCTTCGCCGCCGCGATGGTCGTCGGCGCGGCGATGATGACGCTCGTCATCGGCCGGGCCGACCTCAACAACGTGAACCGCATGTGGGGCCTGGCGATCATCGCTCTGTCGATGGTCCCGCTGATCGGCTACGCGGGCCAGATATCCCTGTGCCAGCTGTCGTTCGGCGCGATCGGCGCCGTCGTCATGGCCCACCTCGGCGGCGTCCACGGCAACCCGCTCGCGCTGCTGCTGGGCGGCGTGGTCGCGGCCGCGGTCGGCGCGCTCATCGCGCTCCCGGCGCTGCGCCTCTCGGGGATCTACCTCGCGCTCGCGACCGCCGCGTTCGCCGTCATGCTCGACCGGTGGATCTGGCTGCTGCCGAAGTTCACGATCTTCCACCACTCGTTCGACATCTTCCAGCAGGGCTCGCTCACCATCAGCCGCGTCGGGGTGTTCGGCTACCAAGCGGACAGTGATCGCGCGTACTTCATCTTCGGAGCGATCATGTTCGGCGTCTTCGCGCTGCTCGTCGCGTGGATCCGCCGCAGCGGTTTCGGGCACCGTCTGCTCGCGATGAAGGACAGCCCCGCCGCGTGCGCGACGCTCGGACTGAACCTCACGTTCACGAAGGTGGCGGTGTTCGCGATCTCCGCGTTCATCGCCGGCATCGGCGGTGCGATCTACGGCGGCGCGCTGCGCGTGGCGGACTCGAGCCAGACGTTCGACTTCTTCACCGGCTTGTCGATCCTGCTCGTCATGGTGATCGCCGGCATCGGGTCGCTCGGTGCCGCCTTCAGCACGGGCTTCTTCCTCGGCGCGCCGATCCTCGCCAACCTGTTCCCGTCGCTGAAGCAGTTGCAGACGGTCCTCGTCGGCTTCGCCGGCATCGGGCTCGGACAGAACCCGAACGGCTTCATCCAGAAGGACATCCGGCCGCGCTACAACGTGATGGTGCGCGAGCCGCTGTCGATCGTCGCGCTGGTCGTCGCGATGATCATCACCTGGTTGTTACGCACAACGGGGATCATCGCGAACTACCCGTTCGCGATCATCGAGCTCGCGCTGCTCGCGCTCGGTCCGCAGCTCGGCGAGTACCTCGCGCGCAGGCGTCGCGCGCCCGAGGAGATCGAGCCCGGCGTGACGCCGCTCGAATGGGTCGGGATCACCGAGCCGTTCACGGCCGACCGGGTCGCCGAGATGGACCGCGCGCTCGGGCTCGGCGACGGCGAGGCGGTCGCGCACGCGGAGCGGGCCGGGTAG
- a CDS encoding lipase family protein: protein MRPRAVRLVAAVCAVVGACSGPASGGVAALHVRDSRYLVPGGVAGSPRGRLLAARAVPGRDPTLGSARRWEILYESRDVAGRGIAVSGLVLVPRGVQPHGGWRAVAWAHGTTGLADRCAPSLAADLGHDASAVREVRSLLAHGFAVVATDYPGLGTPGVHPYLVGHANAAAVVDAVTAAHQLLPGRITRAWATVGHSEGGETALFTAQDAARIAPQWPYVGTVALAPASTLEALVPLAQATADPVEQAYALYAVAGLGVVDPAVHLSSLVAPAARRFLPDLATGCVDDVTNDLTAHPVGHVFVGDPVAMSRVSAELGRDDDPDRARWNAPTLVLQGLADEDVPAPATAAMVGRLCRLGVPLEYRTYPGLDHEGVVTSSLDAVARWVADRFAGVPFDTTCPGPGPG from the coding sequence ATGAGACCTCGCGCGGTGCGCCTCGTCGCAGCCGTGTGCGCGGTCGTCGGCGCGTGCAGCGGACCGGCGAGCGGAGGCGTGGCCGCGCTCCACGTGCGCGATTCGCGCTACCTCGTGCCGGGCGGTGTCGCGGGCAGCCCGCGCGGCCGTCTGCTTGCGGCACGCGCCGTACCGGGGCGCGATCCGACGCTCGGCAGCGCCCGTCGCTGGGAGATCCTGTACGAGTCGCGGGACGTCGCGGGGCGCGGCATCGCTGTGAGCGGTCTCGTCCTGGTGCCGCGCGGTGTACAGCCACACGGCGGTTGGCGCGCCGTCGCGTGGGCGCACGGGACGACCGGTCTCGCGGATCGGTGCGCGCCGTCGCTTGCCGCCGACCTCGGGCACGACGCGAGCGCGGTGCGCGAGGTGCGATCGTTGCTCGCCCACGGCTTTGCCGTGGTTGCCACCGACTACCCCGGGCTCGGGACGCCGGGCGTGCATCCCTACCTCGTGGGTCACGCGAACGCGGCGGCGGTCGTCGACGCAGTGACCGCCGCGCACCAGCTCCTGCCCGGGCGCATCACGCGTGCGTGGGCGACCGTCGGTCACTCCGAGGGCGGGGAGACCGCGCTGTTCACCGCGCAGGACGCCGCACGCATCGCGCCGCAGTGGCCGTACGTGGGCACCGTCGCGCTCGCGCCCGCGTCGACGCTCGAAGCGCTCGTGCCGCTCGCGCAGGCAACCGCGGATCCCGTCGAGCAGGCGTACGCGCTCTATGCCGTGGCCGGTCTCGGCGTCGTGGACCCGGCCGTCCACCTCTCGTCACTCGTCGCGCCCGCGGCGCGCCGGTTCCTGCCCGATCTCGCGACGGGCTGCGTCGACGACGTGACGAACGACCTCACGGCGCATCCCGTCGGGCACGTCTTCGTCGGCGATCCGGTCGCGATGTCGCGCGTCAGCGCGGAGCTCGGCCGCGACGACGATCCCGATCGCGCGCGCTGGAACGCTCCGACGCTCGTGTTGCAGGGCCTCGCCGACGAGGACGTGCCCGCGCCCGCGACGGCCGCGATGGTGGGGCGGCTCTGCCGCCTCGGGGTACCGCTTGAGTACCGCACCTACCCGGGCCTCGACCACGAGGGCGTGGTGACGTCGTCGCTCGACGCCGTGGCGCGGTGGGTGGCCGACCGCTTCGCCGGCGTGCCGTTCGACACCACCTGCCCGGGGCCCGGCCCGGGCTGA
- a CDS encoding helix-turn-helix transcriptional regulator, which yields MAPEELADLAHLRRARDLIDREYAAPLDVPAMARAALMSPAHFSRKFRAAYGETPYSYLMTRRIERAQHLLRQGMSVTDTCVAVGCTSLGSFSARFTEIVGEAPSRYRARDHRELEAVPACVTMIVTRPRRSPVTA from the coding sequence ATGGCGCCCGAGGAACTCGCCGATCTCGCCCACCTGCGCCGGGCGCGCGACCTGATCGACCGGGAGTACGCAGCGCCTCTCGACGTTCCCGCGATGGCGCGCGCGGCGCTGATGTCGCCCGCGCACTTCTCGCGCAAGTTCCGTGCCGCGTACGGCGAGACCCCGTACTCCTACCTGATGACGCGACGGATCGAGCGCGCCCAGCATCTGCTGCGCCAGGGGATGTCGGTCACCGACACGTGCGTCGCGGTGGGCTGTACGTCGCTCGGGTCGTTCAGCGCGCGCTTCACCGAGATCGTCGGTGAGGCGCCGTCCCGGTACCGCGCTCGCGATCACCGCGAGCTCGAGGCGGTGCCGGCGTGCGTGACGATGATCGTGACGCGTCCGCGACGCAGCCCGGTGACGGCCTGA
- a CDS encoding VOC family protein → MAVNVSAMFIPVHDPDEALGFYRDALGLEVRQDVASSGFRWVTVGAPGQDVDIVLFQPHGGRSQAEGDALLSLVTQGSLQAAIFRSDDLDTTFEKVRASGAEVLQEPASQPWGARDCAFRDPSGNLVRIAQA, encoded by the coding sequence ATGGCAGTCAACGTCTCCGCAATGTTCATCCCCGTCCACGACCCCGACGAGGCGCTCGGCTTCTACCGTGACGCGCTCGGCCTCGAGGTGCGCCAGGACGTCGCGTCCAGCGGCTTCCGCTGGGTCACCGTCGGCGCGCCCGGGCAGGACGTCGACATCGTCCTGTTCCAGCCGCACGGCGGTCGATCCCAGGCCGAGGGCGACGCGCTCCTGTCGCTCGTCACGCAAGGATCGCTGCAGGCCGCGATCTTCCGATCCGACGATCTCGACACGACGTTCGAGAAGGTGCGCGCATCGGGTGCCGAGGTGCTGCAGGAGCCGGCCTCCCAGCCGTGGGGCGCGCGCGACTGCGCGTTCCGCGACCCCTCGGGGAACCTCGTCCGCATCGCGCAAGCCTGA